In Cryptomeria japonica chromosome 10, Sugi_1.0, whole genome shotgun sequence, a genomic segment contains:
- the LOC131039240 gene encoding UPF0481 protein At3g47200-like, which produces MAAKSRKQAVKEYEIEVADSEQRFSWFDDVKGRFEFHKPEDDNPDDKSGKLSSVSINKVPMYLKGLNRDAYLPRVVCLGLFHHRMSQPLSEIELYKVEAVNRSVKRLPPNQQHARFLVEKVQSLLPEIRANYEGKPVWEEEILAWLFTLDGCFILETLRLLSDESQWNLNGDSQWNLDPVFNRNRVRSIQFDILTDLLLLENQVPIILLLGLLEMEDKCTEEKARIELLRMICDGIIALAHPFSYHLQPKTGETEAEHKEREAKLKEALQLKYKNLKEYNHILGFFQDFIVHESESTHEGEKIENVRITVPGDHHHRRHHLLLHRHKTAHKLKKESHYHYLVASATELHNNGMKFNSYEGVPSAKELRFEKQKKTLFLPVIWVSDATDLIFRNLMAVDICQEKELTIISEYLFLMNSLIQSEKDLALDVAPLGLIRKRVTSSIVCVKE; this is translated from the coding sequence ATGGCTGCAAAGAGCAGGAAACAGGCAGTGAAAGAATATGAAATAGAGGTAGCAGATTCAGAACAACGTTTCTCATGGTTTGATGATGTGAAGGGCAGGTTTGAATTTCACAAGCCCGAAGATGATAATCCAGATGATAAATCAGGAAAGCTTTCTTCTGTCTCCATAAACAAAGTGCCCATGTATCTCAAGGGCTTAAACAGAGATGCATATCTGCCTCGAGTAGTCTGTTTGGGCCTTTTCCATCATAGGATGTCTCAGCCACTCTCTGAAATAGAGTTATACAAAGTAGAGGCCGTAAATCGCTCAGTGAAAAGGCTCCCACCAAACCAGCAGCACGCACGCTTTCTAGTGGAAAAAGTGCAGAGCTTGCTTCCAGAAATTAGAGCAAACTACGAAGGAAAACCAGTGTGGGAGGAAGAAATCCTTGCGTGGCTCTTCACTCTTGACGGATGCTTCATTCTAGAGACTCTAAGGCTTCTCAGTGATGAATCACAATGGAACCTCAATGGCGATTCACAATGGAACCTCGATCCTGTTTTTAATAGAAACAGGGTCCGTTCTATTCAATTCGATATCCTAACTGATCTTCTATTGCTTGAAAATCAGGTCCCCATAATCCTTCTCCTTGGGCTGTTGGAAATGGAGGACAAGTGCACAGAAGAAAAGGCAAGGATAGAGCTGCTTAGAATGATATGCGATGGTATAATTGCCTTGGCTCACCCTTTCTCATATCATCTGCAGCCAAAAACAGGGGAAACAGAAGCAGAGCACAAAGAACGCGAGGCAAAATTGAAAGAAGCCCTCCAGTTGAAGTATAAAAATCTGAAGGAATACAACCACATTTTGGGATTTTTTCAAGATTTCATTGTGCATGAGTCCGAGAGTACCCATGAAGGAGAAAAGATTGAGAACGTTCGTATTACGGTACCAGGGGATCACCATCATCGTCGCCATCATCTTCTGCTTCATCGTCATAAGACAGCTCATAAACTTAAGAAAGAGTCTCATTATCATTACCTCGTGGCTTCTGCGACAGAGTTACACAATAATGGAATGAAGTTTAACTCGTACGAGGGAGTTCCGTCCGCCAAAGAGCTCCGTTTCGAGAAACAGAAAAAGACTCTGTTTCTCCCTGTGATATGGGTTTCTGATGCCACGGATTTGATCTTCAGGAACCTCATGGCTGTGGACATCTGCCAAGAAAAAGAGCTCACCATTATTTCAGAATATCTGTTTCTTATGAATAGTTTGATCCAGTCTGAGAAGGACTTGGCTTTGGACGTGGCTCCATTGGGACTGATAAGGAAGCGAGTGACCTCTTCAATTGTCTGTGTAAAGGAATGA